In Macaca thibetana thibetana isolate TM-01 chromosome 8, ASM2454274v1, whole genome shotgun sequence, one DNA window encodes the following:
- the ST3GAL1 gene encoding CMP-N-acetylneuraminate-beta-galactosamide-alpha-2,3-sialyltransferase 1, whose translation MVTLRKRTLKVLTFLVLFIFLTSFFLNYSHTMVATTWFPKQMVLELSENLKRLIKHRPCTCTHCIGQRKLSVWFDERFNQTVQPLLTAQNALLEDDTYRWWLRLQREKKPNNLNDTIKELFRVVPGNVDPMLEKRSVGCRRCAVVGNSGNLRESSYGPEIDRHDFVLRMNKAPTAGFEADVGTKTTHHLVYPESFRELGDNVSMILVPFKTIDLEWVVSATTTGTISHTYVPVPAKIRVKQDKILIYHPAFIKYVFDNWLQGHGRYPSTGILSVIFSMHVCDEVDLYGFGADSKGNWHHYWENNPSAGAFRKTGVHDADFESNVTATLASINKIRIFKGR comes from the exons ATGGTGACCCTGCGGAAGAGGACCCTGAAGGTGCTCACCTTCCTCGTGCTCTTCATCTTCCTCACCTCCTTCTTCCTGAACTACTCCCACACCATGGTGGCCACCACCTGGTTCCCCAAGCAGATGGTCCTGGAGCTCTCCGAGAACCTGAAGAGGCTGATCAAGCACAGGCCCTGCACCTGCACCCACTGCATCGGGCAGCGCAAGCTCTCGGTCTGGTTCGACGAGAGGTTCAACCAGACTGTGCAGCCGCTGCTGACCGCCCAAAATGCACTCTTGGAGGACGACACCTACCGATGGTGGCTG AGGCTCCAGCGGGAGAAGAAGCCCAATAACTTGAACGACACCATCAAGGAGCTGTTCAGAGTGGTGCCTGGGAATGTGGACCCCATGCTGGAGAAGAGGTCGGTGGGCTGCCGGCGCTGTGCCGTTGTGGGCAACTCAGGCAACCTGAGGGAGTCTTCTTATGGGCCTGAGATAGACAGGCACGACTTTGTGCTCCG gATGAACAAGGCGCCCACGGCAGGGTTTGAGGCTGATGTTGGGACGAAGACCACCCACCATCTGGTGTACCCTGAGAGCTTCCGGGAGCTGGGAGATAATGTCAGCATGATCCTGGTGCCCTTCAAGACCATCGACTTGGAGTGGGTGGTGAGCGCCACCACCACGGGCACCATTTCCCA CACTTATGTCCCGGTTCCTGCAAAGATCAGAGTGAAACAGGATAAG ATCCTGATCTACCACCCAGCCTTCATCAAGTATGTGTTTGACAACTGGCTGCAAGGGCACGGGCGGTACCCATCTACCGGCATCCTCTCGGTCATCTTCTCAATGCATGTCTGCGATGAG GTGGACCTGTACGGCTTCGGGGCAGACAGCAAAGGGAACTGGCACCACTACTGGGAAAACAACCCGTCCGCGGGGGCTTTTCGCAAGACAGGGGTGCACGATGCAGACTTCGAGTCTAACGTGacggccaccttggcctccatcAATAAAATCCGGATCTTCAAGGGGAGATGA